GAACTTCGGCAAGGGGGCAAAGCCCTGCAGGATGTAGGGTGCATCGTCATAGGGCCCATCCTCGAACACCCGCTGGTCGTCGACGGTGCGGATATCCACGTTGGCCCCCTCGCGGGAGAAGTACGGCTTGCGCACCCAGCCCTTGGGCACCGAGCGGCGCGGGTCTGCGTCGAGGAACGCCGGCAACAGGTTCGGGTGCCCTTGGTGCCACTCCCACAACAGCGGCAGGATGCCTTTGTTGGAGATCAGCGCCTTCCACGCCGGTTCCACGAACTGGGTGTCGCACCCGGCGATGGCCTGGCCGAAATCCTCGTGGAAGATGTGCTCCCAGGCGTGCAGCTTGAACAGGCGCCGGATCGGTCGCCCGTCGAGGTCGACGAAACGCCCCTCGTGGTTCAGGCCGATATCCTCCAGGTCGATGTGCCGGGTGCTGATACCCACGTGCCCGGCCATCTTGCGCAGAAAATCGGTGGTGCCACGGTCTTCGACGGAGCCGGCGATGGCCGAGAAGTAGAACGGGCTCTCCCGCTCGAAGGCGCCGAAGGCCCGCACCAGGTCCTCGGCCAGGCTGTTGAACTGGCTGGCATGGGCCGGCAGCACGCCGCGCTGGATCTGCTCTTCCAGCCAGATCAACTGGAACGCCGCCGCCTCGTACAACGAGGTCGGCGTGTCGTAGT
The window above is part of the Pseudomonas muyukensis genome. Proteins encoded here:
- a CDS encoding glutathionylspermidine synthase family protein, which encodes MRKVLCDERPDWRATAAREGFAFHTIDGERYWDERGYYQFSEAQVSRDLEAPTQELHAMCLDAVARIVDSEALMTRLAIPPAFFDLVRRSWHERQPHLYGRFDFSYDGSGPAKLIEANYDTPTSLYEAAAFQLIWLEEQIQRGVLPAHASQFNSLAEDLVRAFGAFERESPFYFSAIAGSVEDRGTTDFLRKMAGHVGISTRHIDLEDIGLNHEGRFVDLDGRPIRRLFKLHAWEHIFHEDFGQAIAGCDTQFVEPAWKALISNKGILPLLWEWHQGHPNLLPAFLDADPRRSVPKGWVRKPYFSREGANVDIRTVDDQRVFEDGPYDDAPYILQGFAPLPKFGDSYTLIGAWVIGDLASGIGIREDDTLITKDSSRFLPHVVVD